In Alistipes ihumii AP11, a genomic segment contains:
- a CDS encoding transglycosylase SLT domain-containing protein — protein sequence MIQNHCVSIKQATVLFFSSFLLAACGEPQLRTSVREKGRLTVVMDEPLPGYFVFGGESYGYQYDLFKAYADHLGVELQVVRSERPSEYDAMLADGRADIVTALSDHAAEIASASAVPIYHTSYVLLAGKRKADEIRKKKRFELIPCIREGKVLISSGFKSTRAYSMLLDSLSRTAEVYVSSRNSFELIGALGDGRYDYLICEMSEAQLGCAFQKNVAQIYRFAEPVALSAVVSPQDTSLRSDFEAWLSHFRNSGEYAMLNYLYFEKGIVRQMLGRGLSAARGGGISVYDELFKEVCEREGYDWRLMSAIAYSESRFNPMLVSSKGACGLMQVMPRVARQLGFKGSVMDPASNILLAAKVLGKIEKSLDFGPSASEMDRLRIVLACYNGGIGHVIDARNLARKYGGDPDSWTDVSHYLTLKSDPAYAEDEIVRHGRFVGRQTLAFVDGVIDRYKTYCSSVGR from the coding sequence ATGATCCAAAATCATTGTGTATCGATCAAACAAGCAACCGTTCTTTTTTTCAGTTCGTTTCTTTTGGCCGCCTGCGGCGAGCCGCAGCTCCGGACGAGCGTCCGCGAGAAGGGCCGGCTGACCGTCGTCATGGATGAGCCTTTGCCGGGGTATTTCGTGTTCGGCGGCGAAAGCTACGGCTATCAGTACGACCTGTTCAAGGCCTATGCCGATCATCTGGGCGTCGAGCTGCAGGTCGTGCGGAGCGAGCGCCCTTCCGAGTACGACGCCATGCTGGCCGACGGTCGGGCGGATATCGTGACCGCGCTTTCGGACCATGCGGCGGAGATCGCCTCGGCCTCGGCCGTTCCCATTTATCATACGTCCTATGTTCTGCTCGCGGGCAAGAGGAAAGCGGACGAGATTCGGAAGAAGAAGCGTTTCGAGCTGATTCCTTGCATCCGCGAGGGAAAAGTATTGATTTCTTCCGGCTTCAAGAGCACCCGGGCGTACAGCATGCTGCTCGACTCGCTTTCCCGCACGGCCGAAGTATACGTTTCGTCGCGCAATAGCTTCGAGTTGATCGGCGCGCTGGGCGACGGCCGATACGACTATCTGATCTGCGAAATGAGCGAGGCGCAACTCGGTTGCGCGTTTCAGAAAAACGTCGCGCAAATCTACCGGTTTGCCGAGCCGGTGGCGCTCAGTGCCGTCGTATCGCCGCAGGATACTTCGCTGCGGAGCGATTTCGAGGCATGGCTCTCGCATTTCCGCAACAGCGGGGAGTATGCGATGCTCAACTATCTTTATTTCGAGAAAGGGATCGTCCGTCAGATGCTGGGGCGCGGTCTGAGCGCCGCCCGGGGCGGAGGAATATCCGTGTACGACGAGCTTTTCAAGGAGGTGTGCGAGCGGGAGGGATACGACTGGCGTCTGATGTCCGCCATCGCTTACAGCGAGTCCCGGTTCAATCCGATGCTCGTCTCGAGCAAGGGGGCCTGCGGACTGATGCAGGTGATGCCCCGCGTCGCCCGTCAGCTCGGCTTCAAGGGCAGCGTGATGGACCCTGCCAGCAATATCCTGCTGGCGGCCAAGGTGCTCGGCAAGATCGAGAAATCGCTCGACTTCGGCCCTTCCGCTTCGGAGATGGACCGTCTTCGGATCGTACTGGCATGCTATAACGGCGGAATCGGTCACGTGATCGACGCCCGGAATCTCGCCCGGAAGTACGGGGGCGACCCCGACTCGTGGACCGACGTCTCGCATTACCTGACGCTGAAGTCCGATCCGGCCTATGCCGAGGACGAGATCGTCCGTCACGGGCGGTTCGTAGGGCGCCAGACGCTGGCCTTCGTCGACGGCGTGATCGATCGTTACAAAACTTATTGTTCGAGTGTCGGACGATAA
- a CDS encoding putative porin, with amino-acid sequence MNDYDLRNQYGTMPGLNDRNPNQIQYGNIGGVVDNNAPQEADTTQKPPKIRKPLESYFFDDSTRSRQSFAWRVNLERNDVAIIEVDTALNGFQNDYPFLQNNVGSAMLGNMGGASVPLDFFLRPQYSDFTFAQAFDAYLMTPERARFFNVKKPFTHLSYFMSGATQHLEEGLWVTHAQNVSPSTGFNLDYKSRGTRGQYEWQGAREKNLSLAFSHTGKKYSVHAGYIYNMGNLKENGGILRDRDITDTVFERPELLDVRLNDARNLFKNNAFYVVQSYGVPLRQLTDEDFSIARNSTIFFGYSFLYSRFYKRYTDTKAESGDFYENWYVSPERSYDSIFESLLSNRLFVQIQPWDRDGAVGVINAGIGNDAHHYYQFRLQDYMGSNEGVNRNSTYVYGSIEGNVKRYLDWNADVKFHLFGYRRQDLSVGGDVAFKVYVRGRPMTLKGSLRHEIRTPGYWTESYFSNHFVWSNSFSKESETRFSVTFSAPQIGLELGGYQSLLGDRIYYGADQLPAQYGGTVTVSGLYAQKDFRFGGLHLNHRVLYQYSSAEEVVPVPAISAYLSYYFEFNVVKNVLRLQLGLDGRYNTSYYAFGYNPATAQFYNQREKKLGNYPMIDVFAAAKWKRMRILIKMQHLNENMFGDRNYFTVLHYPQNPRMFKLGISWSFYD; translated from the coding sequence ATGAACGACTACGATCTCAGGAACCAGTACGGGACCATGCCGGGTCTGAACGACCGGAATCCTAATCAGATACAGTACGGAAACATAGGAGGAGTGGTCGATAACAACGCTCCTCAGGAGGCCGATACGACCCAGAAGCCGCCGAAGATACGCAAGCCGCTGGAGTCCTATTTCTTCGACGATTCGACTCGCTCGCGACAGAGCTTCGCATGGAGGGTCAATCTCGAACGGAACGACGTCGCGATCATCGAGGTCGACACGGCGCTCAACGGTTTCCAGAACGATTATCCGTTTTTGCAGAACAACGTGGGCTCGGCCATGCTGGGCAATATGGGCGGCGCTTCGGTTCCGCTCGATTTCTTTCTGAGACCCCAATATAGCGACTTTACGTTCGCTCAGGCTTTCGACGCTTATCTGATGACCCCCGAGCGGGCGCGGTTCTTCAATGTCAAAAAGCCGTTCACCCACCTTTCCTATTTCATGTCGGGCGCTACGCAGCATCTGGAAGAGGGCCTGTGGGTCACGCATGCCCAGAACGTTTCGCCCTCGACGGGTTTCAATCTGGACTACAAGAGCCGGGGAACGCGCGGCCAGTACGAATGGCAGGGCGCGAGGGAGAAAAATCTTTCGCTCGCCTTTTCGCATACGGGCAAGAAATACAGCGTTCATGCGGGTTACATCTATAACATGGGAAACCTGAAGGAGAACGGAGGTATCCTGCGCGACCGCGATATAACCGATACGGTATTCGAGCGTCCCGAGTTGCTCGACGTTCGGCTCAACGATGCCCGGAATCTGTTCAAGAACAATGCGTTCTATGTCGTCCAGTCGTATGGCGTGCCGCTGCGCCAACTGACCGACGAGGATTTCTCGATCGCCCGGAATTCGACGATCTTCTTCGGTTATTCGTTCCTGTACAGTCGCTTTTATAAAAGGTATACCGATACGAAAGCGGAAAGCGGCGATTTCTACGAAAACTGGTATGTCAGTCCCGAACGGTCGTACGACTCGATTTTCGAGAGCCTGCTTTCCAACCGCTTGTTCGTGCAGATTCAGCCGTGGGACCGGGACGGAGCCGTCGGCGTGATCAACGCCGGGATCGGGAACGACGCCCACCATTACTACCAGTTTCGCTTGCAGGACTACATGGGTTCGAACGAGGGAGTGAATCGCAACAGCACCTATGTCTACGGTTCTATAGAGGGAAACGTGAAAAGATATCTGGATTGGAACGCCGACGTGAAATTCCACCTGTTCGGCTACCGGAGGCAGGACCTTTCGGTGGGAGGCGACGTGGCGTTCAAGGTATATGTGAGAGGACGACCCATGACGCTGAAAGGTAGTCTCAGGCACGAAATTCGTACGCCGGGCTACTGGACGGAAAGTTATTTCTCTAACCACTTCGTGTGGAGCAACTCTTTCTCCAAAGAGTCTGAAACCCGTTTTTCGGTCACGTTCTCGGCTCCTCAGATCGGGCTCGAGCTCGGCGGCTACCAAAGCCTGCTGGGCGACCGTATCTATTACGGCGCCGATCAGTTGCCGGCCCAGTACGGCGGAACCGTGACCGTTTCGGGCTTGTATGCGCAAAAGGATTTCCGCTTCGGCGGACTCCACCTGAATCACAGGGTATTGTATCAGTATAGTTCAGCCGAGGAGGTTGTGCCTGTGCCTGCGATCAGTGCGTATCTCAGTTATTACTTCGAGTTCAACGTCGTGAAGAACGTGTTGCGGCTCCAGCTCGGGCTGGACGGCCGCTACAACACGTCGTACTATGCCTTCGGGTATAATCCGGCGACGGCGCAGTTCTACAACCAGCGCGAGAAGAAACTGGGAAACTATCCGATGATCGACGTGTTTGCCGCGGCCAAGTGGAAACGCATGCGGATACTGATCAAGATGCAGCATCTCAACGAGAACATGTTCGGGGACCGGAACTACTTCACGGTTCTCCACTACCCGCAGAATCCGCGGATGTTCAAGCTGGGGATCTCCTGGAGCTTCTACGACTGA
- the pssA gene encoding CDP-diacylglycerol--serine O-phosphatidyltransferase gives MKLRLFTFPNILTLCNLLSGCAAVIFALCINDLEQAFWCVLVAAVFDFLDGFAARLMEVSSPVGKELDSLADMISFGLAPASILYSIYVATGGDELSGFAVFILVAFSALRLAKFNLDERQATEFIGLPTPACAMFFASVGYIMQQNAAAAPPVAAIVASVVFSLLLISPIPMFALKFKHFDFAGNELRYIFLGISLVLLGLYQVRALPFIILAYILVSIVRFLIRRGKSPKISA, from the coding sequence ATGAAATTGAGACTGTTTACTTTCCCCAATATTCTGACCCTTTGCAATCTGCTTTCGGGTTGCGCGGCCGTGATCTTCGCTCTCTGCATCAACGACCTCGAGCAGGCTTTCTGGTGCGTGCTGGTCGCTGCCGTATTCGATTTTCTGGACGGATTCGCCGCCCGCCTGATGGAGGTTTCGTCGCCGGTCGGCAAGGAACTCGATTCGCTGGCCGACATGATCAGTTTCGGTCTGGCGCCCGCCAGCATTCTCTATTCGATTTATGTGGCGACGGGAGGAGACGAGCTGTCGGGCTTTGCCGTGTTCATTCTGGTCGCTTTTTCGGCTCTGCGGCTGGCGAAGTTCAATCTCGACGAGCGTCAGGCTACCGAGTTCATCGGACTTCCTACGCCGGCTTGCGCGATGTTTTTCGCTTCGGTGGGGTACATCATGCAGCAGAACGCTGCCGCGGCGCCTCCGGTCGCAGCTATTGTCGCCTCCGTCGTTTTCTCGCTGCTGCTGATCAGTCCGATACCTATGTTCGCTCTGAAGTTCAAGCATTTCGATTTCGCGGGCAACGAGCTCCGCTATATCTTTCTGGGTATTTCGCTCGTGTTGCTGGGACTCTATCAGGTCCGTGCCCTGCCGTTCATCATTCTCGCCTATATTCTGGTTTCGATCGTACGCTTTCTGATCCGTCGCGGTAAAAGTCCTAAAATCAGCGCATAG
- a CDS encoding mannose-1-phosphate guanylyltransferase has translation MDNNRYCIIMAGGIGSRFWPISRRTMPKQFLDMLGTGKSFIRHTYERFAKIVPPENFLVVTNGSYKPLVLEHIPEIDEDQILSEPVGRNTAPCIAYAAWRLRVAASDATMIVTPSDHLILDEDEFRRAIVESAEFAERQRALMTIGIRPDRPATGYGYIQVDNQVRLEQKDVYKVKTFTEKPNLELARSFVESGEFFWNSGIFIWKVDAIMENFERLLPDMHQMFASIAPSYGTPQEQQSIERIYPECRNISIDFGIMEKAGDVYVRCSDFGWSDVGTWGSLYQHSAKDADGNVAPAENMLYDTKGCIVKVPAGKLAVIEGLEDYIVVDSGDVLMICPKSGEQNIKKFIDDVKFKIGDRFI, from the coding sequence ATGGACAACAACCGCTACTGCATCATCATGGCCGGCGGGATCGGAAGCCGGTTCTGGCCGATCAGCCGCCGCACGATGCCCAAACAGTTTCTCGACATGCTGGGGACAGGCAAAAGCTTCATCAGGCACACCTACGAGCGCTTCGCCAAAATCGTCCCGCCCGAAAACTTTCTGGTCGTCACCAACGGCAGCTATAAGCCGCTGGTACTGGAACATATCCCCGAAATCGACGAAGATCAGATTCTCTCGGAACCGGTCGGACGCAATACGGCGCCCTGTATCGCTTATGCAGCCTGGCGGCTCCGCGTGGCCGCCTCCGACGCGACGATGATCGTCACGCCGTCGGACCACCTGATCCTCGACGAGGACGAGTTCCGGCGGGCGATCGTCGAAAGCGCGGAGTTCGCCGAGCGGCAACGCGCCCTGATGACCATCGGCATCCGCCCGGACCGTCCGGCCACCGGCTACGGCTACATACAGGTCGACAATCAGGTCAGGCTGGAGCAAAAAGACGTGTACAAGGTCAAGACGTTCACCGAGAAGCCCAACCTGGAGCTGGCGCGCTCGTTCGTCGAGAGCGGCGAATTCTTCTGGAACTCGGGCATATTCATCTGGAAAGTCGATGCGATCATGGAAAACTTCGAGCGACTGCTGCCCGACATGCACCAGATGTTCGCATCGATCGCTCCGAGTTACGGCACTCCGCAGGAACAGCAAAGCATCGAAAGGATCTATCCCGAGTGCCGGAACATCTCGATCGACTTCGGCATTATGGAGAAAGCCGGCGACGTCTACGTACGCTGCAGCGATTTCGGCTGGTCGGACGTCGGAACGTGGGGTTCGCTCTACCAGCATTCGGCCAAGGACGCCGACGGGAACGTCGCTCCGGCCGAAAACATGCTCTACGACACGAAAGGCTGCATCGTCAAGGTTCCGGCAGGCAAACTGGCCGTGATCGAGGGCCTCGAGGACTATATCGTGGTCGACAGCGGCGACGTGCTGATGATCTGTCCCAAATCGGGCGAACAGAACATCAAGAAATTCATCGACGACGTCAAGTTCAAGATCGGGGACCGCTTCATCTGA
- a CDS encoding UDP-N-acetylmuramoyl-tripeptide--D-alanyl-D-alanine ligase, with the protein MELYELFRRHSRISTDSRHIVPDSLFFALHGERFDGNSYAENALKAGAAAAVVDDPSVAETLRQHWPDRCAEVPDTLAALQELAARHRRELGIPILAITGSNGKTTTKELVGRVLSRKFRTAVTQGNLNNHIGVPLTLLAMDRSVEIGVVEMGASHPGEIALLCSIARPDYGLITNIGKAHLEGFGGIEGVMRGKGELLDFLVANGGTAFWLNDSDRLKTMVESRPGLRAISYSAPEAIGTEPFVEARWDGLPVRTRLVGDYNRSNIAAAIAVGLYFGIGRAEIVSAIESYDPDNNRSQKRQTAFNTLISDCYNANPSSMQAALDNFLCEADPRPKAVVLGDMGELGPYAAVEHRTVVERLEQGGIEEAYLVGGHFAEAARGSRYRTFADTEALARYLDEHPIRNRLVLVKGSRANRLEKIAEKL; encoded by the coding sequence ATGGAACTATACGAACTTTTCCGCCGGCATTCCCGGATTTCGACCGACAGCCGGCACATCGTCCCGGATTCGTTGTTTTTCGCCCTGCACGGCGAGCGTTTCGACGGTAACAGCTATGCGGAAAACGCGCTGAAAGCCGGGGCTGCGGCAGCCGTCGTGGACGACCCGTCCGTAGCGGAAACCCTCCGGCAACATTGGCCGGACCGTTGCGCGGAGGTCCCCGACACGCTGGCCGCCCTGCAGGAACTGGCCGCCCGGCATCGCCGCGAGCTCGGCATTCCGATCCTCGCCATCACGGGCAGCAACGGCAAGACCACGACCAAAGAGCTCGTCGGTCGGGTACTCTCGCGCAAGTTCCGCACGGCCGTCACGCAAGGCAATCTGAACAACCATATCGGCGTGCCGCTGACGCTGCTCGCCATGGACCGCTCGGTCGAGATAGGCGTCGTCGAGATGGGAGCGAGCCACCCCGGCGAGATCGCGCTGCTCTGCTCGATCGCCCGGCCCGATTACGGGCTGATTACGAACATAGGCAAGGCGCATCTGGAAGGCTTCGGGGGCATCGAGGGCGTGATGCGGGGCAAGGGCGAGCTGCTCGACTTCCTGGTTGCAAACGGAGGGACCGCCTTTTGGCTGAACGACAGCGACCGTCTGAAAACGATGGTCGAATCGCGCCCCGGACTGCGGGCTATTTCCTACTCTGCGCCCGAGGCGATCGGAACAGAACCCTTCGTCGAAGCGCGATGGGACGGCCTGCCCGTCCGCACTCGTTTGGTCGGAGACTACAACCGCAGCAACATCGCGGCCGCCATAGCGGTCGGCCTTTATTTCGGGATCGGGCGTGCCGAGATCGTCTCGGCCATCGAGAGCTACGATCCGGACAACAACCGGTCGCAGAAGCGGCAAACCGCATTCAACACGCTGATCTCGGACTGCTACAACGCCAACCCCTCGAGCATGCAGGCCGCGCTGGACAACTTCCTGTGCGAGGCGGATCCGCGCCCCAAAGCGGTCGTACTGGGCGACATGGGCGAGTTGGGTCCCTATGCCGCCGTCGAGCACAGGACCGTCGTCGAGCGACTCGAGCAGGGCGGGATCGAGGAAGCCTATTTGGTCGGCGGACATTTCGCCGAAGCGGCCCGGGGAAGCCGTTACCGGACTTTTGCCGACACGGAAGCGCTCGCCCGATATTTGGACGAGCATCCGATCCGTAACCGGCTCGTACTCGTCAAAGGCTCGCGCGCGAATCGTCTGGAAAAGATCGCCGAGAAGTTGTAG
- a CDS encoding transketolase family protein codes for MKDLTTKAADNIRILAASMVEKAKSGHPGGAMGGADFVNILYSEFLRYNPDDSRYPFRDRFFLDPGHMSPMLYSVLALAGYFNMDELAAFRQWGSPTPGHPEVDLDRGIENTSGPLGQGHAMALGAAIAERFLVARFGDWMAHKTYAFISDGGIQEEVSQGVGRIAGHLGLSNLIMFYDSNNIQLSTKVEEVSTEDIVAKYEAWGWSVISIDGNDPAEIRQALSRAVAETEKPTLIVGHTLMGKGAVGKEGEDFSNKVSTHGQPLSAAGGDIAKTVAALGGDPENPFVIFDDVKELYARRREELKKWYALRREEESIWRAANKEQAAELDLFLSGKTPAIDYSQINCGDNVATRAASAAVLSYLAEHVQNMVVASADLSNSDKTDGFLKKTHAMRKGDFTGRFLQPGVAEFTMACIMNGMALHGGVIPACGTFFVFSDYMKPVLRLAALQRLPVKYVWTHDSFRVGEDGPTHQPIEHEAQLRLMEQLRNHRGERSVVVLRPADSYETVAAWKVAMENERPTALVLSRQNIKNLPAASGDRRKEAMQLVKGAYVVMDCEGTPDVILLASGSEVATLVDGAEKLKADGVKVRVVSVPSEGLFRDQSKEYQQSVLPCGVPKFGLTSGLPVTLAGLVGCDGEIAGLDHFGYSAPAGVLDKEFGFSGEKVYEKVKAMLAKK; via the coding sequence ATGAAAGACTTAACAACAAAGGCTGCGGACAATATCCGGATTCTCGCAGCGTCGATGGTGGAGAAAGCCAAGTCGGGCCATCCCGGCGGAGCGATGGGCGGAGCCGATTTCGTGAACATTCTCTACTCCGAGTTCCTGCGGTACAATCCCGACGACTCGCGCTATCCGTTCCGCGACCGCTTCTTCCTCGATCCCGGCCATATGTCGCCGATGCTCTATTCCGTACTGGCTTTGGCCGGCTATTTCAATATGGATGAGTTGGCGGCGTTCCGGCAGTGGGGCAGCCCGACGCCGGGTCATCCCGAGGTCGATCTCGACCGCGGAATCGAGAATACCTCGGGCCCGCTGGGGCAGGGCCATGCGATGGCTTTGGGTGCGGCGATCGCCGAGCGTTTTCTCGTAGCTCGCTTCGGCGACTGGATGGCGCACAAGACCTACGCGTTCATCTCCGACGGCGGTATTCAGGAAGAGGTTTCTCAGGGCGTCGGCCGCATCGCCGGGCATCTCGGGTTGAGCAACCTGATCATGTTCTACGACTCGAACAATATCCAGCTTTCGACCAAGGTCGAGGAGGTTTCGACCGAGGATATCGTGGCCAAGTACGAGGCTTGGGGCTGGAGCGTCATCAGTATCGACGGCAACGATCCCGCCGAAATCCGTCAGGCTCTCTCCCGCGCGGTGGCGGAGACCGAAAAGCCTACGCTGATCGTCGGCCATACGCTGATGGGCAAGGGCGCCGTCGGCAAGGAGGGCGAGGATTTCTCGAACAAGGTTTCCACGCATGGACAGCCTCTGTCGGCCGCGGGCGGCGACATTGCCAAGACGGTGGCCGCGCTGGGCGGCGATCCGGAGAATCCGTTCGTGATTTTCGACGACGTGAAGGAACTGTATGCGCGTCGCCGCGAGGAACTGAAAAAATGGTACGCGCTGCGCCGCGAGGAAGAGTCGATCTGGCGCGCTGCCAATAAGGAGCAGGCCGCCGAGCTCGACCTGTTCCTGTCGGGCAAGACGCCGGCGATCGACTACTCGCAGATCAATTGCGGCGACAACGTGGCTACGCGCGCCGCTTCGGCCGCCGTGCTCTCTTATTTGGCCGAGCATGTGCAGAACATGGTCGTCGCTTCGGCCGACCTGAGCAACTCGGACAAGACCGACGGTTTCCTGAAGAAGACCCATGCGATGCGCAAGGGCGATTTCACCGGCCGCTTCCTGCAGCCGGGCGTGGCCGAGTTCACGATGGCCTGCATCATGAACGGAATGGCGCTTCACGGAGGCGTGATTCCGGCTTGCGGGACTTTCTTCGTCTTCTCCGATTACATGAAGCCCGTACTGCGTCTGGCTGCTTTGCAGCGTCTGCCGGTCAAGTACGTCTGGACGCACGACTCGTTCCGCGTGGGCGAGGACGGTCCGACGCATCAGCCGATCGAACACGAGGCTCAGCTTCGCCTGATGGAGCAGTTGCGCAACCATCGCGGCGAGCGTTCGGTCGTCGTGCTGCGTCCTGCCGATAGCTACGAGACGGTAGCCGCATGGAAGGTCGCTATGGAAAACGAGCGTCCGACGGCTCTCGTACTGTCGCGTCAGAATATCAAGAACCTGCCGGCCGCCAGCGGCGACCGCCGCAAGGAGGCGATGCAGCTCGTCAAAGGAGCTTATGTCGTTATGGATTGCGAGGGTACTCCCGACGTGATCCTGCTTGCAAGCGGCTCGGAAGTGGCGACGCTTGTGGACGGTGCCGAAAAGCTGAAGGCCGACGGCGTGAAAGTCCGCGTCGTGTCGGTTCCGTCGGAAGGTCTGTTCCGCGACCAGAGCAAGGAATACCAGCAGAGCGTGCTGCCCTGCGGCGTACCCAAGTTCGGTCTGACCTCGGGCCTGCCCGTGACGCTGGCCGGTCTGGTCGGCTGCGACGGCGAGATCGCCGGACTCGACCATTTCGGATACTCGGCTCCGGCCGGCGTGCTCGACAAGGAGTTCGGTTTCTCGGGCGAGAAGGTATACGAGAAAGTGAAGGCCATGCTGGCCAAGAAATAG
- a CDS encoding NAD(P)-dependent oxidoreductase, with translation MKTIALIGASGFVGSAILKEALYRDLQVTAIVRRPESIALRSLNLETRTADAADPTTLREAVRNHDAVISAYNPGRNNPDIYEQTLSVYPRIVEAVKLAGIKRLLVVGGAGSLYVGPGMRLLDSGRIPERLLPGVKALAEVYETVLKPENELDWVFFSPAAELVPGKRTGKFRIGKDELIRDASGKSSISVEDYAAAMIDELEKPVHHRERFTIGY, from the coding sequence ATGAAAACAATCGCCTTGATCGGCGCGAGCGGATTCGTCGGCTCGGCCATTCTGAAGGAAGCGTTGTACCGGGACCTGCAAGTGACGGCTATCGTGCGCCGACCGGAAAGCATCGCACTGCGGAGCCTGAATCTCGAAACGCGGACGGCCGACGCAGCCGACCCGACGACCCTGAGGGAAGCCGTCCGCAACCACGACGCGGTAATCAGCGCCTACAACCCGGGCCGGAACAATCCCGACATTTACGAACAGACGCTGAGCGTCTATCCGCGCATCGTCGAGGCAGTCAAGCTGGCCGGCATAAAACGGCTGCTGGTCGTCGGAGGAGCCGGCAGCCTGTACGTCGGGCCCGGCATGAGGCTGCTCGACAGCGGCCGTATCCCGGAGCGCCTGCTGCCGGGCGTCAAAGCGCTGGCCGAAGTTTACGAAACGGTGCTCAAACCCGAGAACGAGCTGGATTGGGTGTTCTTTTCCCCGGCAGCGGAGCTCGTCCCGGGCAAGCGGACCGGAAAATTCCGAATCGGGAAAGACGAGCTGATCCGGGACGCCTCGGGAAAAAGCAGCATCTCGGTCGAAGACTACGCCGCCGCGATGATCGACGAACTGGAAAAGCCGGTCCATCACCGCGAGCGCTTCACGATCGGATACTGA
- the tilS gene encoding tRNA lysidine(34) synthetase TilS has protein sequence MLQEKFSSYVRERSLCTADERILLAVSGGVDSMVMLSLFVRCGYRVGVAHCNFQLRGREADEDDVLVEQQAARYGVPYFGARFDTLAEVAATGDSVEMAARRLRYGWFDKLCDEHGYDKIAIAHHADDSVETFFINLIRGTGLRGLTGIHVANGRLIRPLLFSTRREIVDYALANKIPYREDSSNASTKYLRNKFRLGIVPRIKEISPQFTETMTSNVERLTSAQSFIDRGIELIRQHAVRTEGDRTVIEMSLIDPLLPLHFVIFELMRGMGFNGEVIDSLGRAFAEGHGSGKRFFSKDSVAYIDRGRIIVTPIPDDESCESLVTPRTERIPCGGGTLWFEHADVDDIDELRQPPTVALLDEAKLSYPLKVRRWSEGDAFVPFGMGGRRKKVSDMLIDDKVSLPDKRRQFVVVSGGDIVWLVGRRIDERYAVGSGTENVLRIRILPDDDL, from the coding sequence ATGTTACAGGAGAAGTTCAGCAGCTATGTGCGCGAGCGGTCGCTCTGTACGGCCGACGAGCGGATTCTGCTGGCCGTCAGCGGAGGGGTCGACTCGATGGTGATGCTCTCTCTTTTCGTGCGCTGCGGCTACCGCGTCGGCGTGGCTCATTGCAATTTTCAGCTCCGCGGCAGGGAGGCCGACGAGGACGATGTGCTCGTCGAACAGCAGGCGGCCCGTTACGGAGTACCCTATTTCGGGGCTCGCTTCGATACGCTGGCTGAGGTCGCGGCGACCGGCGATTCGGTCGAAATGGCCGCCCGTCGGCTCCGCTACGGTTGGTTCGACAAGCTGTGCGACGAGCACGGATACGACAAGATCGCCATCGCTCACCACGCCGACGACTCGGTCGAGACCTTTTTCATCAACCTGATTCGCGGAACCGGGCTGCGCGGACTGACCGGCATCCATGTGGCTAACGGCCGGCTGATCCGTCCGCTGCTTTTCTCGACGCGCCGCGAGATCGTCGATTATGCCCTGGCCAATAAAATTCCCTATCGGGAAGACTCGTCGAACGCTTCGACCAAATACCTGCGCAACAAGTTCCGGCTCGGCATCGTTCCGAGGATCAAGGAAATATCCCCTCAGTTCACCGAAACGATGACCTCGAACGTCGAGCGGCTGACTTCGGCCCAGAGCTTCATCGACCGGGGGATCGAACTGATTCGCCAGCATGCTGTCCGCACCGAGGGCGACCGGACGGTGATCGAAATGAGTCTGATCGATCCGTTGCTGCCGCTGCATTTCGTCATCTTCGAGCTGATGAGAGGCATGGGATTCAACGGCGAGGTGATCGACAGTCTGGGGCGCGCGTTCGCCGAGGGGCACGGCTCGGGCAAGCGCTTCTTTTCCAAAGACAGCGTAGCCTATATCGACCGGGGCAGGATCATCGTCACGCCGATTCCCGACGACGAGAGTTGCGAGAGTCTGGTGACTCCCCGGACGGAGCGCATTCCCTGCGGCGGGGGCACGCTTTGGTTCGAGCATGCGGACGTCGACGATATCGACGAGCTGCGTCAGCCTCCGACCGTCGCGCTGCTCGACGAAGCCAAGCTTTCCTATCCGCTGAAGGTCCGGCGCTGGAGCGAGGGCGACGCTTTCGTGCCGTTCGGCATGGGAGGGCGGCGGAAAAAGGTCAGCGACATGCTGATCGACGACAAAGTTTCGCTGCCCGATAAGCGGCGGCAGTTCGTTGTCGTTTCGGGCGGGGATATCGTTTGGCTCGTCGGGCGGAGGATCGACGAGCGGTACGCCGTGGGTTCCGGAACCGAAAACGTGTTGCGTATCCGGATCCTGCCGGACGACGATCTGTAG